TTTTGCCTCGGACAATCTACTGGATAAATGGGTTGATAAAATCAAGATTGGAAAAACCACTCCAGGCAAATGGACCATGCTGGGCTTTTTGGCACTTTCAGCATTGATGCTCTATTTCGGTATGGATGTACAGTTCGAAAACGATCTGCGTAAGATCAATTACTATCCCGAATCGCTGCAAGAAAGAGAGCAATCCATCCAAAATATAGATCCAGAAACAGAACAGCGCATTACTATTTTAGCAAGAGCTACTAAAGACAAAAGCGCAGAACATGTAAATGAGCGATTGAATCGAAAACTCGATTCGCTACATGCGTCTGGAAAGATCAAAAACTTCTTTTCTGTTGCTCCTATTTTAATCTCAGCTGAAGAGCAGAAAAAACGAATTGAACGCTGGAATGATTACTGGAAGGGTAAACGAGACACTTTCCTTTCCAGCTTTGAGAAAGTAGCACTCGAGCAAAACTGGAAACCAGGTTATTTCAAAAACTTCTATCAGCTGATCGAAGAGAATGCCGATTCAGCTGACATTTATTCATTCATTGATCAAAGTCAGAATCTCAGTGATCTGACGGTCAGATCAGACGAAGGAGTCAACATCCTCAGCACTTTAATTTGTCCTATTCAGGAGAGTAGCTCCATCAAGGATCAACTGGCACAAACTCCCGGCATAGTAGTGATAGATAATGCCAGCGTAGTGGCCCGAATTGTAGAAAGTGTCAAAGACGATTTCAACTTCCTTCTGATTTATGCGAGCGCAGCGGTTTTCATCGCCTTCCTATTGATATATGGCAACCTGGAGTTGACTTTAATTTCATTCATCCCGATGATCCTTAGTTGGGTGTGGGTGCTGGGTACTGCGGCTTTGTTGGACATCAAATTCAACTTCATCAATATTATCCTTACTACTTTCATCTTCGGTTTAGGAGACGACTTTAGCATATTCGTGACTGATGGATTGCTTCATAGATACAAGTACCGCAAGGAGGTAATTGGACAATACAAAACAGGAATCATACTCTCCTCAATATCGACTGTGATAGGCACAGGAGTACTGATCTTTGCTAAACATCCGGCTCTGCAGTCCATCGCGGTATTAAGTGTGATAGGGATCATTATCATTGTCCCGATTACCTTTTTCATACAGCCCGTGCTGTTCAGATTACTGATTATTAACAGGACAGAAAAAGGGAAACCTCCTTACTCTATCGGCAATATTCTCTTTAGTACTTGGGGTTATGGTATGTTCATACTAGGAAGTTTATTTAGTGTATTTCTCAACTACCTGCTTAGAATCAGCCCCCTTTCTACTCAAAGAAAAAAGCATTTGACCCATCGCGTGCTGCAGGTCGTATCAGGCTTCCAATTAGATATTCTTTGGAAAACCAAAAAGCGATATGTGGGAATGGAAAATCTTGATTTTTCCTCTCCCTCAATCATCATTGCTAATCATAGCTCATTTTTTGACATCTTGGCACTTGTCAGACTTCACCCTAAGCTCGTACTGGTAGTCAACGAGTGGGTTTACAAATCGCCGCTTTTTGGGCCTGCCATCCGATATGCAGATTACATCCCCTCTTTCAAAAACATGGAGGAAGAAATTCCTAAAATGAAGGAACTGGTGGAGAAGGGATACAGCATCGCAATCTACCCGGAAGGAAAGCGATCCGTAGACGGGAAGCTCACAAGATTTCATAAAGGAGCCTTTTATCTGGCCGAAGAATTAAAACTAGACATAACACCTATCATCCTTTACGGTCATGGATATGTAATGCCCAAGCATGAGTACTACTTCAAAAGTGCCCCATGCGACACGGTCGTCTTGCCTCGAATCAAATATGGTGATTTGACATTTGGTGAAGGCTACAGACAGAGAACCAAAAAGATTTCTGCTTACTTCAAGTCCGAATTCAACAAATACAAGGAAAGTGAATTTTGTATGCAGCATGCTTATGCAGCGCTGATCTATAGCTTCTATTATAAGAGTCCAATTCTGCCCTGGTACTTTAGAGTGAAATGGAAGTTTGAGAAGAAAAACTACGAAAACTACCACCAACTCATAGGCACGGGATCAAAAAAAATCTATGATCTCGGCTGTGGCTATGGCTACCTGAGCTATTTCCTCTGGTTGAGAAATGAAGATAGAGAAATCATCGGACTCGACTATGACGAAGAAAAAGTCGCATTGGCAGCCAACAGTTATTTGAAAAACGATCAAATCAACTTCATCAGCGGCAAAGCAGAAGAATTGGAAATCAAAGATGCAGACGCCATAGTTTTGGCAGATGTGCTTCACTATTTAAATCCAGAAAAGCAACTCCAGTTATTGAGCAATTGTCATCAGGGATTGAAAGAGAATGGACTCATTTTGATCAGAGACGGAGTATTAGATCAAGAAGACAAACATGAATGGACCAAAAAATCAGAAAAGTGGTCTACTCAGCTCATCAAGTTCAACAAAACTGATGGGGATCTGCACTTCATCAGTCAGGAGACGATCGAGACGTGGGCGAAGGACTATGGCTATGAATTGAGTATCGACCCTCAATCAGACAAGTCTTCTAATATGCTTTTCATTCTCAATAAAACCGCATTAGAGCGAGATTAAAACCAGATTAAAATTGTCGGGTTGGTCAAAAAGCCATTACTTTTAACATCAATAGTATTACTATCATTGAGAAATCGGTTGTAGTATTGCTATGTGTTAGATATCTCACTAGTCATAGAGGAAAAGTACTTCAACAAAGATCCACAATCAACAGATCTAGGAAGGAGTATTATATCTGCCAGCATCGAGCTGATGGACGAGTTGGGGTTCGAACATTTTACTTTTAAGAAATTAGCGACCAAAATTCAGTCGACGGAAGCCTCGGTGTATCGCTACTTCGACAACAAACTGAAACTGCTACTCTATCTCACCAATTGGTATTGGGCATGGCTGGAGTATCAGATTGATTACAACACACATCACTTGTCCAATCCTGATGAAAAATTGAAAATCATCATAAAAATCATCAGTCAATCACAGTCAGCAATAGAGCAAGTGAATCTGCCAGGTGCAGAAACCTCAGTCCTACGAAGAATCGTGATGAGTGAGTCCGACAAGACTTATCTCAACAAACAAGTAGACCAGAACAATCATCAAGGGTTATTCAGAGGGTTCAAAAAGCTATGTAACAAAATCGCTACGGTGATTTCTGAATTGGACCCAGATTACAAATATCCACATGCATTGGGCAGTAGCATTTTGGAAGCCTCTCATCAACAGGCTTTTTTTGCACAGCACTTACCATCTATTACAGATGTGTCCATGGACAAAAAAGAAGGTCTTAACACCCAGGTTTGTGATTTCATAGAAGACTTGGCATTTAAAGTACTCAGCAGCAAAACCAATCCAACGGAGAAAGCATAAGAAAAATGAACGGAAACAAATCCATATACGAAGGCAAACTCACCCCATTCAAGCGGCTTTTCAATATGCTTACGCTAGACAAGAGTGAGATATTTATCATCTATGCCTATGCCATTTTCAATGGACTCATCAACCTGACCCTGCCATTAGGTGTTCAGGCAATCATCGGTTTTGTGATAAGTGCAGAATACTCTGCGTCATTAGGTATTTTGATATTTATAGTAGTGGTCGGGGTAGCTGCTGCCGGTATTATTCAAATTTTGCAATTGTCATTAACGGAACTTTTGCAACGAAGAATATTCACTCGCTCCTCCTTCGAGTTTGCTTATCGAATCCCACGATTCAAAATGGAATCCATTTCCAGTTTTTATGCGCCGGAGTTGATGAACCGCTTCTTTGATACTTTAAATATTCAAAAAGGGCTATCTAAAATCCTGATCGATGTATCCAGTTCTACACTGCAGATCGTATTTGGGATGCTGCTACTTTCGCTATACCACCCCTTCTTCGTATTTTTTGGTATCGTTCTACTGGGTCTCATTACCATTATCTTTATAGTGACAGGACCAAAAGGGCTAAAAACCAGTATTCTCGAATCGAAATACAAATATCAGGTAGCACACTGGCTAGAAGAACTGGCTCGTGTGATGGGCACCTTCAAACTTGCAGGAAAAACCGACCTTCCTATTAGGAAAATGAATGAATATGTAGGCAACTACCTGAAATTCAGAAAGCAACACTTCAACATCCTCATCCTTCAGTTTTCAAACATCGTAGGATTCAAAACCGTGATTACGGCAGGTCTATTGATTTTGGGTAGTGCTCTGGTCATCAACCAGGAGATCAACCTGGGGCAGTTTGTAGCATCTGAGATCATCATTCTTTTGGTTTTAAGTTCAGTTGAAAAACTCATCCTAAGCATGGAAACAGTGTACGATGTACTGACAGGAATCGAAAAGTTAGGTCAGGTAACAGATATCGAAATGGAAAGTGACGAAGGGTTGGATTTGGAAGCCATCACCAAAGGAAAGAAAATATCGGTGGAACTGTCAGATCTCAGTTTCACATATCCATCAGATACCAAACCCGCCATCCAAAACCTGAACCTGAAGGTCGAAGGTGGAGAAAAAGTGGCCATCACTGGGATAAACGAATCTGGTAAGTCTACACTAATCGCTCTGATTTCAGGACTTTACAGTCACTATCAGGGCTCTATATTATTCAATGGAGTACCACTCAACAATATTAGCATCATGAGCTTCCGATCTGTAATCGGAGACAATCTAGGCATGCAGGATTTGTTCTTTGGTACGCTGGAAGAAAACATCACTGTAGGAAAAGAGGAGATAGAAATAGAAGACATTCTTTGGGCCATCGAAAAGGTAGGACTAAATAACTATTTCAAAGGCTTATCCAAAGGCCTCAACACCATGATACAACCAGAAGGGCAAGGACTCTCTTCGAGTATAAGACAAAAAATCATTTTGGCCCGAACCATAGCCGAACGACCAAAAATCATTGTGATGGATAAAACATTACAGGGACTAGAGTTCGAAGACCGCAAGCAGATCAGTCAGATTTTAACCTCACCGGATCAGCCCTGGACTTTGCTAGCCGTGACCAGCGACCCACTCATGATGGATGGCTGTGACAAAATCGTAACCCTGGAAAAAGGAACAGTAGTGGATATCAAAACTCAAAAACCTTCAAACCAAAAAAGGAGATAGTATGCTTAATATTTCGCACAATTCGATCGACAGAGAAGAAATACTAAAGGATCAATCCTCCTATCAGGATGTGATGAAATCCAAGGCATCCAAATCTTTGGTTCGCCTACTCACCGCATTGTTTCTAATAGGATTCATCCTGTTATTCTTTCCATGGACTCAAAATATCAGAGCCAGAGGCACACTCACTACCTTGCGACCTGAAAATCGAGAGCAGGAGATTCATTCAGTGATCTCAGGACGAGTGGAAAAATGGTATGTCCGAGAAGGTCAATTTGTAAGCAAAGGAGATACGATCATATTTATATCTGAGATGAAATCTGAGTACCTGGATCCTGACTTGATTCAGAAATCTCAAAATCAAGCTGATGCCAAAGGAGCCTCAGTCAAATCTTATGATGACAAAGCAGACGCACTGAGAAGACAAATTACCGCACTTCAAAACAATAGAAAATTAAAACTAAAGCAGGCCAAAAACTACCTGAATCAAAACAGGTTGAAGGTCAATTCTGATAGTATAGAATATCAAACTGCATTGGTCAATCTGGATATCGCTCAGAAGCAATTTGCCCGTCAAGAGAAATTGTACGAGCAAGGACTGAAGTCTTTGACCGAACTGGAAGCCAGAAAACAAAAGCTTCAAGAGGCTGTAAACAAGAGCAACTATTACCAAAACAAATGGTTTACCAGTCAGAATCAGTTGATCAATGCGGAACTGAACATCAATACGATCGAAGGAGAATTTCAGGAAAAAATCGCCAAGGCTCAATCTGATTTACAATCTGCCATTTCCAAATCACTAGAAGCCGTAAGTGACTTCAACAAACTTTCGATCCAACAATCCAACTATTCCAGAAGATCGGGATTTTACCACATCACAGCTCCTCAAGATGGCTATGTGACCAAAGCAATCACAACAGGTATCGGCGAAACGGTAAAAGAAGGGGATGCCATCTTTAGTTTCATCCCTGCTAACTATGACCTGGCCGTGCAGTTATATATCCGACCGATAGATCTTCCATTGATCCATGAAGGTCGCAAGGTTCAAATCCAGTTCGATGGATGGCCAGCTTTAGTATTTAGCGGATGGCCAAACCTTTCCTTTGGTACTTACAGAGGAACGGTAGTCGCTTATGACAAGGCTGCTTCAGCCAATGGAGAATTCAGAGTACTGGTAGCACCAGACCCTGAATCACCAGAATGGCCAAAACTTCTACGCATTGGTTCTGGCGCTTATGGTATCGCCTTGTTGAAAAACGTACCTATCTGGTATGAACTCTGGCGAAATCTAAATGGCTTCCCTCCAGATTTTTATACCAACGAAGATTTGAAAAAAATGAAAGCAAAAGGTCAAGTAAAATG
This is a stretch of genomic DNA from Reichenbachiella ulvae. It encodes these proteins:
- a CDS encoding 1-acyl-sn-glycerol-3-phosphate acyltransferase codes for the protein MRFNRLPIFVLILGIFFGGLYALLNVKINENLDETLPNQKGFSTLQSWMDKQKNLVVFSLKLDPTNSLEEVETKADSLKSILQKSQLVESIQYKNDIDPQQFFNLIYDNLPIYLEEKDYNQLDSLLKPETMASKLQANKKTLLSPEGIGQRKRLLDDPLGFSNLAFKGFSKMQMTEEIIQNGGYFLSKDRSKLLIKARVNFDIANSEANRMATEKMDQIVNEWNNNLSNAELDYFGTFLIADVNARQIQKDVRVTVSIAVSAILLLLIYYYRRWVILAFFLVPGLFGVLTAALLIYLLQGQISGLALAASAIVFGIVADYSFHFFTHFKENGDAIKSRNEIMFPLLISGGTTIVAFLSLYFADSKTLKDFGLFTSFSLAGTLFFILAGLPYILRIFEKKISFASDNLLDKWVDKIKIGKTTPGKWTMLGFLALSALMLYFGMDVQFENDLRKINYYPESLQEREQSIQNIDPETEQRITILARATKDKSAEHVNERLNRKLDSLHASGKIKNFFSVAPILISAEEQKKRIERWNDYWKGKRDTFLSSFEKVALEQNWKPGYFKNFYQLIEENADSADIYSFIDQSQNLSDLTVRSDEGVNILSTLICPIQESSSIKDQLAQTPGIVVIDNASVVARIVESVKDDFNFLLIYASAAVFIAFLLIYGNLELTLISFIPMILSWVWVLGTAALLDIKFNFINIILTTFIFGLGDDFSIFVTDGLLHRYKYRKEVIGQYKTGIILSSISTVIGTGVLIFAKHPALQSIAVLSVIGIIIIVPITFFIQPVLFRLLIINRTEKGKPPYSIGNILFSTWGYGMFILGSLFSVFLNYLLRISPLSTQRKKHLTHRVLQVVSGFQLDILWKTKKRYVGMENLDFSSPSIIIANHSSFFDILALVRLHPKLVLVVNEWVYKSPLFGPAIRYADYIPSFKNMEEEIPKMKELVEKGYSIAIYPEGKRSVDGKLTRFHKGAFYLAEELKLDITPIILYGHGYVMPKHEYYFKSAPCDTVVLPRIKYGDLTFGEGYRQRTKKISAYFKSEFNKYKESEFCMQHAYAALIYSFYYKSPILPWYFRVKWKFEKKNYENYHQLIGTGSKKIYDLGCGYGYLSYFLWLRNEDREIIGLDYDEEKVALAANSYLKNDQINFISGKAEELEIKDADAIVLADVLHYLNPEKQLQLLSNCHQGLKENGLILIRDGVLDQEDKHEWTKKSEKWSTQLIKFNKTDGDLHFISQETIETWAKDYGYELSIDPQSDKSSNMLFILNKTALERD
- a CDS encoding TetR/AcrR family transcriptional regulator yields the protein MLDISLVIEEKYFNKDPQSTDLGRSIISASIELMDELGFEHFTFKKLATKIQSTEASVYRYFDNKLKLLLYLTNWYWAWLEYQIDYNTHHLSNPDEKLKIIIKIISQSQSAIEQVNLPGAETSVLRRIVMSESDKTYLNKQVDQNNHQGLFRGFKKLCNKIATVISELDPDYKYPHALGSSILEASHQQAFFAQHLPSITDVSMDKKEGLNTQVCDFIEDLAFKVLSSKTNPTEKA
- a CDS encoding peptidase domain-containing ABC transporter: MNGNKSIYEGKLTPFKRLFNMLTLDKSEIFIIYAYAIFNGLINLTLPLGVQAIIGFVISAEYSASLGILIFIVVVGVAAAGIIQILQLSLTELLQRRIFTRSSFEFAYRIPRFKMESISSFYAPELMNRFFDTLNIQKGLSKILIDVSSSTLQIVFGMLLLSLYHPFFVFFGIVLLGLITIIFIVTGPKGLKTSILESKYKYQVAHWLEELARVMGTFKLAGKTDLPIRKMNEYVGNYLKFRKQHFNILILQFSNIVGFKTVITAGLLILGSALVINQEINLGQFVASEIIILLVLSSVEKLILSMETVYDVLTGIEKLGQVTDIEMESDEGLDLEAITKGKKISVELSDLSFTYPSDTKPAIQNLNLKVEGGEKVAITGINESGKSTLIALISGLYSHYQGSILFNGVPLNNISIMSFRSVIGDNLGMQDLFFGTLEENITVGKEEIEIEDILWAIEKVGLNNYFKGLSKGLNTMIQPEGQGLSSSIRQKIILARTIAERPKIIVMDKTLQGLEFEDRKQISQILTSPDQPWTLLAVTSDPLMMDGCDKIVTLEKGTVVDIKTQKPSNQKRR
- a CDS encoding HlyD family secretion protein; this encodes MLNISHNSIDREEILKDQSSYQDVMKSKASKSLVRLLTALFLIGFILLFFPWTQNIRARGTLTTLRPENREQEIHSVISGRVEKWYVREGQFVSKGDTIIFISEMKSEYLDPDLIQKSQNQADAKGASVKSYDDKADALRRQITALQNNRKLKLKQAKNYLNQNRLKVNSDSIEYQTALVNLDIAQKQFARQEKLYEQGLKSLTELEARKQKLQEAVNKSNYYQNKWFTSQNQLINAELNINTIEGEFQEKIAKAQSDLQSAISKSLEAVSDFNKLSIQQSNYSRRSGFYHITAPQDGYVTKAITTGIGETVKEGDAIFSFIPANYDLAVQLYIRPIDLPLIHEGRKVQIQFDGWPALVFSGWPNLSFGTYRGTVVAYDKAASANGEFRVLVAPDPESPEWPKLLRIGSGAYGIALLKNVPIWYELWRNLNGFPPDFYTNEDLKKMKAKGQVK